The following DNA comes from Brassica oleracea var. oleracea cultivar TO1000 chromosome C5, BOL, whole genome shotgun sequence.
GCCCAAATGGCCCAAGTGAGATTTGATGTGGACAGTGGGCTGTATCAAAAAAAAAATGGTCGAATATAGATGTGTTATTAATATTACTTGATTGTCCTTAATGAAACATGCAATATTAGTAAAGAAAAAATTTGTTAAAATAAAAAAGACAATAGAATCAGTATAGATATATTAAAATTCACTTCACTAGCAAGTGATTCCAATCCACACAAAATAAGTTTTTCGTCGTATTTGATAATATTGATGGAAGTGGAACCAACCAACACGTCTAATCGTATAATGTAAAATTCAGGACCTTTCGATTAGTTGGTAGTGGTAACGTACATATCTATGAAGATCACTAGAAAGTTCTTTTGAACCGTAACCATTATATAACCGGGCCTCGTGGTCTGGTGGTAAAGGAACCTCGACTGAGGTGCCCACCATCACGATTTCGAGCCCCGGCCAGGCAATTGGGGTATCTAATTCCCCATAGTATCAAATGGTCCGTTTCGCGCCGAGGGGTTGGCCCCTGGAGGTGGAAGTCCCTCCAGGTTAATAAAAAAAAACAAAAAACGCTGTCTCCTCACTACGATATTATTAGTGTTTGTGTCTTACTCTATACATACATATATCATTCTACATTGATTGGTCTCTTAGAGAACGTTTGCTGCCTACATGTTTCAGCCATTGACGACATGGTGACGAACCTTAAAGTGGATCCTCTTGCTAAGGTGGTCTCTGCCTCTACCACATCCATGGTGAGATCATATTCTCTTCTTTGTTAATTAAGATGATTACGTTTTTCTTTTGGAATGTTTTTAACATCATGTGCTTGTTATTTTGGCTTATATGGTTTAGAAGAGCCGCCAGTCAGAGCCATATTATGGTACCCTTGAGACGTATCAAGGCCTCCCTTGTCCTTATGGTGGCTACTATGGATTGTACTATCCAAGTCTTGATGGTTCAGTTGGAGAAGCAAAGGATAATGGATATTATAGTTATGGAACAGAAGCTCAATACCCAGTAATTAAAACTTTTTTTTTTGTAATCAAAACTTCTTTGTATATAAATATTTAGATACTCGAATAGCTTTTTTTATCTGACCATTTTTCTTGATCTTGATTTGAAGGTTATGCAAGGTGAAAATGGATCTTTGGTCTACATGATGCCAGGGTTTCAATCTTATGATGTTAGTTCCACTTATATGCCTATAAGCCCGGCTTGTGTGTCAAGTCAGGCCCTTCACTCACCAATGTATGCAGCTCAAGGGTATTATCAAAACCAATATGGTTATGGAGATGTTTCATCGCAAACTTGGGCTTTATCTTTGTAACCTTGTGGTTTCGTTTTATGGGCTTTGTCTTTTAATAAAATTTAGATGAAAAAAAAAAAAACATTTAGATTGTAGTTTTTTTTTAGAGTCTATCTGGTATTCTCATTCTTGTTTTAGATAGATGTTAAGGGGACAAAAGACTCTTGATAACGATGATGAGACTTTGATTGATTTACTGAAAAGAAATCGAGAGAACAAAACGAGCACAAGTATTCACGTCGAATAAACCATTTGACGTAAGTCATACATAACGAGAGAAAGAGAGATCCACGTCCTGCGGTGACGGGTGACGGGTGACGGACAACACACCGCACGACTTGTCAGTGATTGGTCGCTTATTTGCTAGTGTATTTGGGAGACTGCATAAATAGATTAGATATACGTCATACATCATTGACTCTGATGTTTTTCAGACATAAAATAAAACCAGCGCATTTGATTACTCTTTTTCTACATTTTTTTTTAATATGCATGTTTTTTTTTTGTCGTTTTTAAATATGCATGTTAATTATTCATACATGTAGTCTTTGTGTATTTCCCTATTTCCTCATTTTGGATTAAACTTTCAAGCTTGGCTTTTTTTTGTGCATTTAAAAACAATGGAATAAACTTTCAAGCTTGTTTTTTTTTGGTTATCTGATTTATCTTGAACATGTATTTTTCATATAATATGTCCTTAAAGATCCATATTTAAGATATAATTTAGTTAATTAATTAGTAACTCGTATAAGTTCTTAGCCTTTTGAATTGACATTAAGTTCTTAGTTCTTAACATTTCATTAAAACAGTTTTTATGTCTTGCAAAACAATATTAGAAACTTAGGTTGTGGATCTTGTGTAATTCGAAAGCTGGAATAGAAAAGTATCCTGAATTTATTTTCAGTTGAAGAGAACATTTCGCAAGATTAAACGGATCCCCATCAATATATATATCCTTTGAAAAAGTGATTAATAACGTTGATCAAGTGGATGTATCTCAGCAGCCCACAATGATCGAAAACTTAACAGGAAATATATAAAACTAAAAGTCTAAAACAAAAAGACTTGATTGCGAAATTATGTATATTAGTTTGGACACAAATTTTGACTTGTCTTACATAGATTTTTATCCACACTTTCATATATATATATATGAAACATAATTGACAAAATATATATAAGAAAACAATCTAAAACATAACTTACAAAAGCATGTACGTCTGTTGTGATTGTTATTAGTAGTAAATAAATCAGACGAAATATGCTTTTCCTTTTTAGGATTTCCATCTACGAACTTATTTTTGGTAATTTTAAAAATAATTGTTAGTTGATGATGTATTTAATGATGACATATTTTGGAACGAGTCTAGGGTGGAGGACAGATTACTGTGATGCGACTATCTAGCTAGAGATGTTTAATTTGTTTTAACAACTCTAGTCAAAACACTATGTAACAGAAAGAACAGAGGAATAAAAACTTATCGAAAATAAAGTAAATTGTAATCGAACAATCAGTTACTTTACTTTTGTTAGCAAAAAGAAAGTTAAATCAGTTACTAAATCTCGAATGGAAATGGAACAATATATCGACGCGCACGTATACTTTTCAGATATTACCTTTTTTTTTTTTGTCACAATCTTTTCAGATATTACCATTCACATCATTATTGTATTCATGCAAGCTGTACGGGAAAGAAGAAGCGGAACCAATATCAATGGCATTCCTCGTAAATACCATATACATTCTCAGGGTATTTACGTCATGAACTTATTCTATAAATGCCACACCCTTCTGTTTCTCTAGCCATGCAGAGTCTAGAATCCAGCAACTTCATCTTATACTCTAGTAAACGGAAAAAGTCAAAACCATGTCCGGTAATAAGGTCTCGATTTTCCAAGGTCTTTTCTTGTTCTTCTACCGTTTTTTTATTCACCGGCGTTGGTTTCATCGCAACCCTAAACAAAAACACCAAAAAAGCCCTTCTCATCACGGCTTACATCAAGCACACGACTTATCACCTCACACTTTGATATTTAACGTCGAAGGAGCTCTACTCAAATCAAACACCTTGTTCCCTTACTTCATGCTTTTAGCTTTTGAAACTGGAGGGGTAATAAGGTCATTTCTACTCTTCATTCTCTATCCATTTATAAGTTTGATGAGCTACGAATTGGGCATGAAGACCATGGTGATGGTGAGCTTCTTCGGGATTAAAAAAGAAAATTTTCTTCTCGGGAAATCAGTTTTGCCTAAGTATTTTCTAGAGGATGTTGGGCTTGAGATGTTCGAGGTTTTGAAGAGAGGAGGCAAGAGAGTTGGTGTGAGTGATTTGCCACAAGTGATGATTGATGGGTTCTTGGAAGATTACTTGGGGATTGAAGTTGTGGTCGGGAGAGAGATGAAAATGATCGGTGGCTACTACTCAGGCATCTTGGAGGATAAGAAAAAACATGAGTTTTATTTAGGTGAATTGGTTCAAGAAGAGAAACTAAGTAGTGGTCATGTCATTGGTATCACTTCCTATAATTTGCCAAGTCACCGATCTTTATTCTCTCAATTTTGCCAGGTAAATTCTCATATTTTGATTTGTTATTATTATTATAATCTAAAGTTCAATATTCCCTCCTTTTCACAATAGATTATGTTTTAGAAGATGTAATTTATTGTTTCAAAATAGATGATGTTTTAATATTTTATATTATACTTCTTCCGTTCTTTAATGATAGACTTTTTAGAAAAATAATTTGTTTCACAAAGATGTATTTTTTTGTGTTTTCTATGAAAAAATTGTAAACTTGAAAAAAATTAATTGATTTTATTGAATTACTATTGTTTAAAAGTTATTAAAAATTAAAAATTGAAAATTACAGAAAACGATATATTTATTATGGTAATTTAATGTATTTTTTTAATATGTGTAAAAATATTAAAAATTCTCTTTGTGAAACAGGTGGAGTATTTAAATTTAATGAAAACTGTGTAACCAATTAAATTTTGCAGTTATTTTTATAATTGGTTGAATTATTTCTTAATTATATATTTAAAATCACTTTTTAGAAAAGTTTAAATTTCTTAATCTTTGTACATCAAAGCAAAACATATGTATTGTGAAACATGGAGTAGTTTTTTTCTTTCTTTGGAACTTTTTGGTAGCTTTAAAAGAGGCTTTGGATCCAACAATGGAACTTTTTGGTAGCTATAAAACAGACGTAACGTAACTGTATTTTTTGTCTTTTTTCAAGTGTTAAATCTTTTACGTTTTCGATGTCTATGAACCCGATAATAAATTTTACTATTAATATAATTTCCCAATACTGTTGTTCAAAAAAAAAAATAATAATAATTTCCCAATAGAATTCCGTTGTTGTTAAATGTGGCTTTTTGAACGAACAGACAGACGCATTGATTTTCTTGGAAACTAAAAAGGTTATGTAAGATGCAAAATTCAAACCAGCCTATTGACAGGAAACAAAAGTCAACGAATAAGTTCTGATGCATTTAATGCAAACAATAGACTATACCATAGATTATCACTATTTTTCATACATAGAGAGGTCCACTTAAACTGATACAGAATTGTTATAATAATTTTCTCTAATCCTCGTTTTTTTTCCGTGAACAGGAGATCTACTTTGTCAGAAACTCTGAC
Coding sequences within:
- the LOC106344210 gene encoding uncharacterized protein LOC106344210, encoding MVTNLKVDPLAKVVSASTTSMKSRQSEPYYGTLETYQGLPCPYGGYYGLYYPSLDGSVGEAKDNGYYSYGTEAQYPVMQGENGSLVYMMPGFQSYDVSSTYMPISPACVSSQALHSPMYAAQGYYQNQYGYGDVSSQTWALSL